The Malus domestica chromosome 10, GDT2T_hap1 genome contains a region encoding:
- the LOC114819191 gene encoding probable CDP-diacylglycerol--inositol 3-phosphatidyltransferase 2 yields MAKKSVAQRRLTKLDVYLYIPNIIGYIRVLMNCFAFALCFSNKKLFSVLYFVSFVCDGVDGWCARKFNQVSTFGAVLDMVTDRISTACLLVVLSQVYRPGLVFLSLLALDIGSHWLQMYSTFLLGKASHKDVKDSTNWLFKAYYGNRMFMAYCCVACEVLYIILFLLAKNETENLIDVLTGLAKHITPLSVLVGLSLFGWAVKQAVNLIQLKTAADVCVLHDINKKQSP; encoded by the exons ATGGCTAAGAAATCTGTAGCTCAACGAAGGCTAACGAAACTCGATGTCTATCTTTACATACCCAACATTATTG GGTACATAAGGGTTCTTATGAACTGTTTTGCCTTTGCCCTATGCTTCTCCAACAAGAAGCTTTTCTCTGTTCTCTATTTCGTCAG CTTTGTCTGCGATGGGGTAGATGGTTGGTGTGCTCGCAAATTCAACCAAG TTTCTACCTTTGGAGCTGTTTTGGACATGGTAACAGACAG GATAAGCACTGCGTGTCTCTTGGTAGTACTTTCACAAGTTTACCG GCCTGGCTTGGTTTTCCTCTCATTACTTGCCTTAGATATTGGTAGCCACTGGCTGCAGATGTACag TACTTTTCTGTTAGGCAAGGCTAGTCACAAAGATGTGAAAGACAGCACTAATTGGCTTTTTAAAGCATACTACGGAAATCGGATGTTTATGGCTTACTGTTGTGTGGCATGTGAg GTCCTTTATATAATTCTATTTCTTCTTGCAAAGAACGAAACTGAGAACTTGATTGAT GTTTTAACGGGGCTTGCAAAGCATATTACACCACTTTCTGTTCTAGTTGGTTTGAGTTTATTTGGATGGGCAGTCAAACAAGCAGTGAATCTTATACAG TTGAAGACAGCAGCAGATGTGTGTGTGCTTCATGATATCAACAAAAAGCAAAGCCCCTAA
- the LOC114827638 gene encoding chloroplast protein FOR GROWTH AND FERTILITY 2-like, giving the protein MERLLSSSFPTPLKLHLKPSPFLNRPALIDSAKLGFPASQLPNFRRVGLVSCKHQNPSPFSFGSHSSSAPCNILPSLSSNQAGSPNGSEPKSQILNQIATGDPKQRKAIPTGAFVALSALVLILIQPAFAPAAFASFQTATNAGSPAVAIGGRLIQTELLSSAWTGFFAGCLHTLSGPDHLAALAPLSIGRTRIESALVGALWGCGHDAGQVIFGLIFLLLKDRLHIEIIRTWGTRVVGLTLLVIGGMGIKEASEVPTPCVALENGECDVSVYESLDNPTVGKKKIGFATFATGIVHGLQPDALMMVLPALALPSRVAGAAFLVMFLVGTVVAMGSYTVFIGSCSQALKDRVPRITEKLTWASSLIAIALGFAIIISQFFGYSLY; this is encoded by the exons ATGGAAAGGCTTCTGTCCTCTTCATTCCCAACCCCTTTGAAACTCCATCTAAAACCCTCTCCTTTCCTCAATCGACCCGCCCTTATTGACTCGGCCAAACTCGGTTTTCCCGCTTCGCAGTTGCCCAATTTCAGACGGGTCGGCTTGGTTTCCTGCAAACATCAAAACCCATCTCCATTTTCTTTTGGTTCTCATTCTTCATCAGCGCCGTGCAACATTCTTCCTTCTCTATCGTCGAATCAGGCCGGGTCGCCAAATGGGTCGGAGCCAAAATCCCAGATTCTCAATCAGATCGCAACCGGGGATCCTAAGCAGCGCAAG GCCATCCCCACCGGAGCATTCGTTGCGCTTTCTGCTCTTGTTTTGATCTTAATACAACCAGCTTTTGCACCAGCAGCTTTTGCATCCTTTCAAACCGCAACCAACGCTGGTAGCCCAGCTGTTGCTATTGGGGGAAGACTGATCCAGACAGAGTTGCTTAGTAGTGCATGGACTGGTTTCTTTGCCGGTTGCTTACACACATTATCGGGGCCAGACCACCTAGCTGCTTTGGCTCCACTCTCAATTGGACGTACCCGCATTGAAAGTGCTTTAGTGGGAGCCCTCTGGGGATGTGGCCATGATGCTGGTCAGGTTATCTTTGGCTTAATATTTTTACTACTAAAGGATCGGCTTCATATTGAGATTATCCGAACTTGGGGCACGAGAGTTGTGGGCCTTACCCTACTAGTTATTGGTGGTATGGGTATTAAGGAAGCTTCAGAAGTCCCAACTCCTTGTGTTGCCTTAGAGAATGGCGAGTGTGATGTTAGCGTATACGAGTCTCTAGATAACCCCACAGttgggaagaagaagattggTTTTGCTACTTTTGCCACTGGAATTGTCCACGGGCTGCAGCCAGATGCATTGATGATGGTCTTGCCAGCCCTCGCTTTGCCATCTCGAGTTGCTGGTGCTGCATTCCTGGTTATGTTTTTAGTTGGGACCGTAGTTGCAATGGGAAGCTATACTGTCTTTATAGGTTCATGTAGTCAGGCATTAAAGGATCGAGTTCCCAGGATTACAGAGAAACTGACATGGGCTTCTTCCCTGATTGCAATTGCTCTTGGGTTCGCCATCATCATCAGCCAGTTCTTCGGGTATAGCCTGTATTAG